The Gemmatimonadaceae bacterium genome has a segment encoding these proteins:
- a CDS encoding RNA polymerase sigma-70 factor, producing MTSTPAIDDRELLARLRAGETSAFDAIFRANYALLVRVAEAMLRERSMAEEIAQDVMLELWRRRQSLDVTESVRGYLLQATRNRTLNALRHQAIERKSEPELLESATRSPSTDTAAREGEIESALQAAVADLPDRCRQVFELSRVDGLKYAEIATRLGISVKTVEVQMGKALRVLRERLKTWLPAGEKL from the coding sequence GTGACGAGCACGCCGGCGATTGATGATCGTGAGCTCCTGGCGCGTCTGCGCGCGGGAGAAACGAGCGCGTTCGACGCGATCTTTCGTGCAAACTATGCACTGCTCGTGCGCGTCGCCGAGGCGATGCTGCGAGAGCGCTCGATGGCCGAGGAAATCGCGCAGGACGTGATGCTCGAGCTCTGGCGACGCCGGCAGTCGCTCGACGTCACCGAGTCAGTGCGCGGCTATCTCCTTCAGGCGACGAGGAACAGAACGCTCAACGCGCTGCGGCATCAGGCTATCGAGCGCAAGAGCGAGCCGGAGCTGCTCGAAAGTGCCACTCGGTCGCCATCGACCGACACGGCAGCACGTGAGGGGGAAATCGAGAGCGCCCTTCAGGCTGCGGTCGCCGATCTTCCCGACCGGTGCCGGCAGGTGTTCGAGCTCAGTCGGGTCGATGGGCTCAAGTACGCCGAGATCGCGACGCGCCTGGGAATTTCGGTGAAGACGGTCGAGGTGCAAATGGGCAAGGCGCTGCGCGTTTTGCGCGAGAGGCTCAAGACCTGGCTGCCGGCCGGCGAAAAGCTCTGA
- a CDS encoding FecR domain-containing protein, whose amino-acid sequence MKNTPSTPDQPIAPIDWEAIARYLSGESSPADSERIAQWLDEHASDAELVAALDKAMASLVLRDASDVDVERALRSVAARRDKPIPITERKSTLRPVSQHVTTTTASSWRMVTLLAAAAVVILAARAVLERRGSAVSSPSGAGGVSSRTFATAVGKRESLRLPDGGRVILGPSSQLTVASGYGAGQRVREVELHGEAYFDVVHDTTRPFVVRAGGAIIRDVGTSFDVLNDNGARVRVVVTSGSVSLRAGVANDSVALMAGDVGMVQADGRVSAQHGASTAPYLAWMRDSLIFREASISEVSSGLRRWYGVVLLVDDSALARQHLTMTFVGDPLAQVLRTIGLELGADVERRGDTAIVRPSTRSTQPQ is encoded by the coding sequence ATGAAGAACACCCCCTCGACACCCGACCAGCCGATTGCCCCCATCGATTGGGAGGCAATTGCGCGCTATCTCTCGGGGGAATCCTCTCCCGCCGACTCGGAGCGGATAGCGCAGTGGCTCGACGAACACGCTTCCGACGCCGAACTGGTGGCCGCGCTCGACAAGGCGATGGCGAGTCTCGTCTTGCGCGACGCATCGGACGTCGACGTCGAGCGCGCGCTGCGGAGCGTCGCTGCCCGGCGTGACAAGCCGATCCCAATCACGGAACGCAAATCGACGCTGAGGCCGGTCAGCCAGCACGTCACCACGACGACCGCATCTTCGTGGCGAATGGTTACCCTGCTGGCTGCAGCCGCAGTTGTCATCCTCGCGGCCCGCGCCGTGCTGGAACGCAGGGGTAGCGCGGTCTCTTCGCCGTCGGGTGCCGGTGGTGTGAGTTCGCGCACGTTTGCAACGGCTGTCGGCAAACGCGAGTCGCTCCGGCTTCCGGATGGTGGTCGAGTGATTCTTGGTCCGAGCAGCCAGTTGACCGTTGCGTCGGGCTATGGCGCAGGCCAGCGAGTGCGAGAGGTCGAATTGCATGGTGAAGCCTACTTCGACGTCGTCCACGACACCACGCGTCCATTCGTGGTGCGCGCGGGAGGCGCAATTATCAGAGATGTCGGCACCAGCTTCGACGTCCTCAACGACAACGGCGCCCGGGTGCGGGTCGTCGTAACCTCGGGATCGGTCTCGCTCCGCGCGGGTGTCGCGAACGACAGCGTCGCCCTCATGGCCGGTGACGTTGGAATGGTTCAGGCCGATGGCCGAGTGTCTGCGCAGCATGGTGCGTCGACCGCGCCCTATCTCGCCTGGATGCGCGACAGCCTGATCTTCCGCGAGGCGAGCATCTCCGAAGTGAGCAGCGGCCTGCGACGCTGGTACGGCGTCGTCCTTCTCGTCGACGACAGCGCACTCGCACGCCAGCACCTAACGATGACATTTGTCGGGGATCCGCTCGCACAGGTCCTGCGCACGATCGGTCTCGAGCTTGGCGCCGATGTCGAGCGTCGTGGTGACACCGCGATCGTCCGTCCTTCCACGCGGAGCACA